The stretch of DNA CCGAGCGGTGCCGGGGCGGGCTCCCCGACGCCCGCGCCACAGGTATACCGCCGCCACCAAAAGCGCCACGCCAGTGCCGCCCGCCACCGGGCCCACCCAGCCTGCGGGCCCTCCGTCGCCCCCGTCCGCGTCCGGGCCCGGGCCGAAGTACTTCTCTCCGTACGCCGCCGGCTTCAGCCCGTCCGGCTTCTTCTTGCCGCCCTCGGCGATCGCGGCCGCCGGGTCGACGAAGCCGAAGCCGTGTGAGTCGTCGCGGCCGCCGCTCGGCACGTCGCGGGCGGTGTCCTCCAGGAGCTGCTTGATCTGGGGCGGGGTCAGGCCGGGGTGGGCGGCGCGGATGAGGGCGACGGCGCCGGAGACGAACGCCGACGCGGCGCTCGTTCCCCAGCCTTCGTAGTACTCCCGGTCGGGGTCGGCGATGACGATGTCCTTGCCGGGGGCGCTGACCGTGGCGTACCAGCGGCGGGTGGAGAAGGAGGCGCGGTCGCCGCTCTCGTCGACGGCGGTGGCGGCGATGACGCCGGGATAGGCCGCGGGGTACGAGATGTGGTCGCCGCGCTCGCCGCCGTTGCCCGCCGACGCGACGACGACGGCGCCCTTCTTCAGGGCGTACTGGACGGCGGCGTCCTCGGCGGGCTCCGGATGGGCGGACTTGGAGTCGTCGCCCAAGGAGAGGTTGATGACGTCGGCGCCGTGATCGGTGGCCCAGCGGATGCCGTCGGCCAGCGCGTTGCCCCGGGTGTTGCGGGCCTTCGAGCGGTCCGGGTCCCCGTCCTCGAGGATCACGCGGATCGGCAGGATCTTGGCCTCGGGCGCGATGCCGACCACGCCGTCCTCGCGGCCCGCGCCGTGTCCGTGGCCCGCGATGATGCCGGCCATGGCGGTGCCGTGCCGGGCCCAGGGGCGGTCGCCCTTCTTCGCGCCGAAGCCGACCATGTCCTTGCCTTCGAGGACGCTGCCGGCGAGGTCGGGGTGGTCGCCGTCTATGCCAGTGTCCAGGACGGCGACGGTGATGCCCTTGCCCTTGGTGGTCTGCCAGGCCTGGCTGGTGTGCATGGCGTCGAGGGCCCACTGCTGGGCGCGTATGCCGTCGTCGGCGTGGGCGGTCGCGGGCAGGAGGGCGAGCGACGCGGCGAAGGCGGCGACGAGCGGCTGACGGATTCTCATGAGGGCTTCTCCGTGGCCGCGATGGTCTTGCGCAGACGCCGCTCCACCCGGTCGGCGATGCCCTTCGCCTCGTGGCCGAGGCCCGCCTGGGCGGGGGCGGAGGTGGCGGAGGTCTTCATGGCCTCGTCGGCGGGCTCGGGTTCGGTGACCGCGCGGCCGTCGGCGAAGCCGGAGACGGAGAAGGCGACGACGGGGGCGTCCGGGAGCACGGACACGGTCCAGGAGGCGCGCTGGGCGTCGCCGAAGTCGGCGGCGGGTGTGCCCTTGGCCGCATACGGCCGCGGCATGAGGTCGGGGCGCCGGTCGAGGCCCTCCTCCGTGAAGCGGGTACGCAGCGAGCGCATCGCGTCGGCGTCGGCCTTGGTGAACAGCAGGCCCACGGTGGTGACATGGCTGCGGGTCGCGTCCGTGTACGTGGCGCGCAGCAGCCGCAGGCAGCCCGCGGGGGCGAGTGCCTTGCGCAGGAGGGGGTCGAAGGCGCTCTTGCAGTGGGAGTCGGGGGCGACGGCGACGCGGGTCCAGGCGCGGTCGGCTCCGCCGGGTCCCGCGCCCTCTCCCTTGATGGTGGCCGGGAAGAGCTGGTCGACGGGCACACTGTGCCAGAGCTCGCCCGCCACGGCGTACGCGTTCCGCGTGGTGCCCGTCCCTGCGGAGCCCCCGGTCAGCCAACTCCCGGTGGCCGCACCCGCGATGAGCCCGAGGCCGAGCACGACACAGGCAGCCGCGGCGGTCACTCGGGGCTGTACCCAGGTGCGGACGGGACGCAGCCGGGTGGTGCTGTCGTCGTACAGCGCGGGCCGGGCGAACGACACGAAGGGCCGCCCGGCTCCGGGGCCGGGGGTGAGGTCGACGGCGCCAACCGCGCGGCGGGCAGCGGCAGTTCGAGGGGAAGGGGCGGGGGTGGGTGGGGATATGGGCTTGGGAGTGTGGGCATATGCGTGGGCGGGAGAGGCCGCGGGGGCGGAGGTCCTGCTCTTGCCGCCGGACAGAGGGGCCGCGGCGGGCGGAGCGGCGGGTGCGGACTCGAGCCGCGCGCCACGCCCGTCCCGCACCTCAGGCGCCTCCACGGACGCACCGGGTACGAAGTCGGGCGCGGGGCCGGGTTCCGGAGCGGGGCGTGCGGAGTTGGGCCGCGTGTCCGGCATGTCCCAGGGCTCGGGCGCCTCCACGGACGCGGCTGCGGGGCCGGTCGTGTGGCCTGACGCGGTCCGGGGTGAAGGAGCGGGCGAGGAGTCGGGCACGGGTATGCCCCCCGTCACCGGCTCCGAGAACGGCACAGGATCCGACAGCGGCCCCGGGTCCGACAGCCGCCCCGGGTCCGACAGCCGCCCCGGGTCCGACGGCGGCACCGGAGGCATCGGGGGACGCAGGGGGTATTCCGCGGCGCGCTGTTCGTCCTCCGCGTCCGGGGCGCCCACGCGCGGCGGGGCAGGAGGCAGCGGCGGGGGCGGACCAGGGTCCGGGGCGGCGGGCTCGGAGGCCCGCGCGCGCGTCCCTGTCGTCGTGGACGGCGGGGTGTCGGGGAAGCGCGCCGACGCGGGCGGCGGGGGCGGAGACTCCTGAGCCCCGGCGGCTGCGTCGTCCGCATTGCCCGGGTTGCCTGCGTATCCCACGTCGTCCGCGTCGACCACGTCGTCCGCGTCGTCCAGTGCCACCGACCGCCCCGGCATCCGCACCCGGTCGAAGGGTGCGAGCAAGTCCCCCAGGACGGAGTCCCTGTCAGCGTCGGCGGGCGCGGGGGCATCGGCTGACGATGGCGATGGCGATGGCGAGTCCTCCGGAGCCGGATCGGCCGTCGGCGGAGGCACGTCGGGGAAGCGGGCCGACGGAGGGGGCGGCGGCAGCGTCGAGGGCGGGCCCGGCGGTGGGGGTGGAGTCGTGGGACGTGGCGGGACTGGGGCCCGTCGCGCTTCCGTGCTCATGCACCCCCCGTTTCCTCGCTCGTCTGCGCGTAACTCTAAAGGCAGATTCCGGTCGTGCGGGAACCAGTCCGGGGCCCCGGGCGATCTGCCCGGATCATCCCCCTACCCTCGGGTAATCGCGTCTGGCAGGCTTCGGCCATGACCTCCCGTGCAGCAGACCGGGCCCGCTACGACCGGGCCACCGCACACCTCGACGCCCCCCTCGCGATCGTCGATCTGGAGGCATTCGACGCCAATGCCGACGACCTCGTGCGCCGGGCCGGCGGCAAGCCGATCCGCCTCGCGAGCAAGTCCGTGCGCTGCCGGGCCCTGCTCGAACGTGTCCTGGCCCGCGACGGCTTCGCCGGGATCATGTCCTTCACCCTGGCCGAGTCCCTGTGGCTCGCGCGGTCCGGGTTCGACGACGTCCTGCTCGCCTACCCCTCGGCCGACCGCGCCGCCTTCGCCGAGCTCGCCGCCGACCCGAAGCTCGCGTCCTCGGTGACGGTGATGATCGACGACCCCGCGCAGCTGCGGCTCATCGACGAGGCCAGGAACGGCGGGCGCGAAGAGGTGCGGGTCTGCCTGGAGTTGGACACCGCCTACAAGATCCTCGGCGGGCGCGTGCGGATCGGCGCGCTGCGCTCACCCCTGCACTCCCCCGTCCAAGTCGCCGCCCTCGCCCGCGCCGTGGCCCGGCGGCCCGGCTTCAAGCTCGTGGGCGTGATGGCGTACGAAGGGCATGTGGCGGGGGTGGGTGACGCGGTCGCCGGTCATCCCGCGCGCTCCCGGGCGATCCGGCTGATGCAGGCCGCCGCCCGCAAGGAGCTCGTGGCGCGGCGGGCCGAGACCATCCGCGCGGTGCGGGCGGTCGCGCCTGACCTGGAGTTCGTCAACGGCGGCGGCACCGGCAGCGTGCAGCACACCGCGGCCGAGCGGGCGGTGACCGAGATCGCCGCGGGGTCGGGCCTGTACGTACCGCGCCTCTTCGACAACTACACGTCGTTCAGCGGACGTCCGGCCGCGCTCTTCGCCCAGCCCGTCGTGCGCCGCCCCGGCGTGGGCACCGTGACCGTGCTCGGCGGCGGGTACCCCGCCTCGGGTGCCGCGGGCCCCGACCGCTCCCCGGTGCCGTATCTCCCGGAAGGCCTGCGCTACGACCCGCAGGAAGGCGCGGGCGAGGTGCAGACACCACTGCTCGGCGCGCCCGCCGACGACCTGCTGATCGGCGACAAGGTGTGGTTCCGGCACGCCAAGGCCGGGGAGATGTGCGAGCGGTTCGACGCGCTGCACCTCGTCGAGGGAGACCGCGTGACGGCCACCGTCCCGACGTATCGCGGCGAGGGCCACACCTTCCTCTGAGGGGCCCTGTCAGGGCGGCGTCGCGCCCACGCTGTTGCCCACGCCGCCGCTGGTCTCTCCGCCGCCGACCGGGCGGATCCCCTTGGTGATCTCGTCCATGTCGGAGAGGGGCGGCGCGCCTTCGTCGGTTCGCGCGTCGATGGCGAAGCGGACGATCACCATCGCCTCGGATCCGACGCTGGAAGGGAAGGCCAGCGACTGGACGTAACCGCCGGGGCCCTTCTCGGTGCGGACCCGCCAGCGCACGAGGTAACCGGAGCGGCCCGCGACCGCGACGATCCCCTCCTTGACCTTCTCGTGGCTCGCGATGCCGCCGAAGGGCCGCATGCCGACCTTGTCCTCGTCGTACGCCCGGTCAGCCGCGTCCTTGATGTCCTTGAGCGCCAGCGCCTTGGGCGAGCGCTCGTCGGTCGCGGTCGACGTGCGTGAGTACACCGTGCCGTGGCGGCAGAGGCTGCCCTCGCCCGGGCAGTCGTAGGTGTCCGGGGTGCGCACGGTCGGATCGCCGCCGACCGTGCTGTCGGCCTTCTCCCAGCCGTCGGGCACGGGGAGCGTGATGCCGTTGAGCTGGTCGACGAGGGTGGAGGGGTCGGGGTCGGGTGCCGAGGTGGTCGGGGTCGGCGAGGTCGGCGAAGGCGGGTCCACCGGCTCCGACGTGCCGGGCACGGGGCCCTCGACCTGCGGCTCGCCGTCGTCCTCGCCCAGGAGCACCACGCCGGTGACGATCGACGCGACCAGGACGACCCCGGCGGTGGCCAGCGCCACCACCTTGGCCCGGCCGCCCCCGCCGGAACCCGCAGGCCGCACCGGCTGCGGCGGGCCGAACCCCGGCTGCGCCCGGCCCATTTGGGGCGCTTCGGGCGCACGCCGGTGCTCGGTCCACGCGGACCCGTCCCACCAGCGCTCGACGTGCTGTGCGGGCGGGGCCGACGGGTCCGTGTACCAGCCGGGAGGGGGCGACATGCTCATCCCGGCACTCTAGGACGTGCCGTGAAGATCAGCACAGTCGGACCGTCAGAACACCGAGTCCTCCTGATCGGGCACCACCGAGCCGTCGTCGCGCAGGACCGGGGCCTTGCTGCCGTCCGGTGCGTTGTACGCGGCCGTCGAGCACGGGTAGAGGTCCGGCTTCTGCTTCATGGGCTCGATGAACATGGGGTTCACGACCCAGCGGCCGTCCGCGTTGTCGTACGCACGGCACATGAACTCGTTCTTCTCGCGGTTCAGGACGAGATGGGCGCCCGTGGCGTCGCCGACGAACGTCACGTCCGTGTCGGCGTCGCCGCCGCCGAGGGCGATGCGGTGGGCCCGGTCCTGCTTGTCCCAGGCGGACTTGCCCTTGACGCCGAAGATCTCCTGGTTGATCCAGCAGCGCTTGCCGTCGATGTAGGGGATGGCCTCGCCCTTGTTCACGGGGACGTTGCCGCAGCCCTCGTTCCAGGGCGTGATCCGGCCCTTGCGGTCGAGGACCGAGCGGATGGCGATGGTGTGCTCGCGGTCGATGCCGACGCTCTTCGACCACACCTCCGTCACCGGCTCCGAGCCCGCCGAGACGATATAGACGTCGAACCCGGCCTTCTTGAGCGTGCGGATCAGATCGCGCTGCTGGTCGTAGTAGCGGGCGTAGCCGGGGATGGTGTGCGTACCGACGGTCCGGGTGGCGCCGACGGGGGCGGCCAGGGCCTCCTTGCGGGCCTTCGCCGCGTAGGACTCCAGTTCGGGGACGGTGTGTCCGGCGAAGAGCTGGGGCACCCAGGCGTACTGCGGCACGGTGTGCCGGTGGTCCCACTCCCCCGCGAAGGCGGCCGCGCCGCTCATCGTCTTCCCGTCCTCGCGGACCTCGAAGATCTCGTCGGCGCAGTCGGTGTCGGTGGAGGTGGGCAGCGGCTTGCCGACCGGAACCTTCGTGCCGCAGGCCTTGGTGAGCGCCTTGTCGGCGCCGTCCGTCATCCACTTGCTGGTGGACTTCCAGGTGGCGGGACGCAGGATCTTGTCGTGGTGCAGGGCCCAGGCGATCGTCGCGTCGGTGATGTCGTTCTTGACGACGGTGTTGTCCCAGTCGAAGGCGGCGACGGGACGCTTCTGGTCGTGCCCCCGGTGGGAGCCGCAGCGTCCGCGCTCGTCGATCATCCGCTGGAGCCGGTCACGATTGTCGCCGAACCAGGTCAGCTTCTTGGACAGCTGCGGGCAACGGGCCTTCGCAGCGGCGGAGTTCGGGGAGTTCACGGGCGTGGCGGCGGCCGCGGGGAGCGACGCGGGCACGGCTGCCAGAGTGGCGGCCGTGGCCAGCGTCAACGCCAAGGCATGTCTTTTGCGCATGCGCATGGACCGTACATCAATCTTCCGAGCCAGGTCAGACCCCATGCACCGTGTCCTTCTGGTCGGGGATGACGGAACCGTCGGCGCGGCGCACGGGGCCTTCAGCGCCGTCCCGTTCGGTGTAGCCGGTGCTCGCGCACGGGTACGGCTCGGCCAGCTTGCCCTTGGGCTCGATGAACATGGGGTTCACCAGCCAGCGGCCGTCGCCGTTGTCGTAGGCGCGGCACATCAGCTCGTTCTTGTTGCGGTTCAGGACGAGGCGCAGGGCCGTGGCGTCGCGCAGGAAGGAGATGTCGGTGTCGGAGTCGCCGGCCGCGAACACCTGGCGCCGGGCTGCCGGTTGGACCTTCTCGGCGGCCGCGCCCCGGACCCCGTATATCTCCTGGTTGATCCAGCAGCGCTTGCCGTCGATGTACGTGATCATCGAGTCGTCGCCGTCCTTGACGGTGCCGCAGCCCTTGAGGTGGGCCGTCAGCTTCCCGTGTGCGGCGACGTTGCGGATGCCGATGGTGTGCCGGGCGTCGACGCCGACGCTCTTCGCCCACACCTCGGCGACCGGCTCGGGCGACGCGGAGACCACGTAGACGTCGAATCCGGCCTTCTTGAGCGTACGGATCAGATCGCGCTGCTGGTCGTAGTAGCGGACCCAGCCGGTGAACTTGCCGCTGCCGACGCGCTGTTCGGTGCCGACGGGTGCGGCGAGGTTCTCCTCGCGGGCCGCGGCGGCGAAGCCCTTGACCTGGCGGGTGGACCAGCCGCGGGTGAGCTGGGCGAGCCAGGCGTACTGGGGTTCCATGCGGCGGTGGTCGAAGCCGGCGAAGGCCGCTTCGCCGACGGTGGTGGTGCCCTCGCTGTAGACGGAGGCGATCTCGTCGGCGCAGTCCGTGTCGCGGCGCGTGGGGAGGGTGGTGCCGTCGGCGGGGCAGGCCTTGGCGAGGGCCTTGGCCGCCGGGTCGGTGAGATAGCGGCTCGTGGTGTGCCAGTCGGCGTTCTTCGGCGTACGTATCTTGCTGTTGCGCAGGAGCCAGAACATGGTGGCGTCGCCGACGTCGTTCTTGATGACCGTGTTGTCCCAGTCGAAGGTGGCGACGGGCTTGGCCGCGCCTCGGCCGTGGCGCTCGCCGCACTTCCCGTACGTATCGATCATCTTCTGAAGCCTGGCCCTGTTCTCGCCGTACCAGCCTTTGGAGACGGTGAGCGAGGGGCAGTCCTCCGGCTGGGACCGCGCGGGCTGGGTTGCTTCCGCGGTGGCCTGGACGGTGACGAGACCGGCTCCGGCGACGGCGATCACTGCTGCTGCCGCGGCGGCGCGGCGCTTGAAGTTCACGAACACACTCCCGTGTTTACGCAGGTCAGCCGGGCGTCGTGCGACGCCCGGCTGACGGGTGGGTGGCTTCGGGGTGAACTGCTCGCGGTGCCTACAGCGGGGTGACGTACGCCCCGGTGAGCCCGCCGTCGACCAGGAAGTCGGTGGCGTTCACGAACGAGGAGTCGTCGCTGGCGAGGAACGCCACGGCGGCGGCCATCTCCTCGGCCTCGGCGAAGCGGCCCACGGGGATGTGGACGAGGCGGCGCGCGGCCCGCTCGGGGTCCTTGGCGAAGAGCTCCTGGAGGAGCGGGGTGTTGACCGGGCCGGGGCAGAGGGCGTTCACGCGGATGCCCTCGCGGGCGAACTGCACGCCCAGCTCGCGGGACATCGCGAGGACGCCGCCCTTGGAGGCCGTGTACGAGATCTGCGATGTCGCGGCGCCCATCCTCGCCACGAACGACGCGGTGTTGATGATGGAGCCCTTGCCCTGGCGCCGCATGTAGGGGATGGCGGCCTTGCAGCACAGGTAGACGGAGGTGAGGTTGACCTCCTGGACGCGCTTCCAGGCCTCCAGGCCCGTGTCCAGGATGGAGTCGTCGTCGGGCGGCGAGATGCCCGCGTTGTTGAAGGCGATGTCGACCGAGCCATAGGTGTCGTACGCGGTCTTGAACAGCGCGTCGACCTGTTCGGCGTCGGTGACGTCGACCTTGACGAAGGTCCCTCCGACCTCGTCGGCCGCGGCCTTGCCCGCGGTCTCGTCGATGTCGCCGCAGACGACGTGCGCGCCCTCGGAGGCGAGGCGGCGCGCGGTGGCGAGGCCGATGCCGCTGCCGGCGCCGGTGATGACGGCGGTGCGGCCGACGAGGCGGCGGCAGATGTTCTCTGACATAGGGCTTCAGGCCTCCGTGCTTTCCGTGCTGATGAAGACGTTCTTGGTTTCCGTGAAGGCGGCGAGTGCGTCCGGGCCGAGCTCACGGCCGAGTCCGGACTGCTTGTAACCCCCGAACGGGGTCCAATAGCGCACGCTGGAATGCGAGTTGACGGACAGGTTCCCGGCCTGGACGGCTCCCGAGACCCGCAGGGCGCGGCCCACGTCCCGCGTCCAGATGGATCCGGAGAGGCCGTACTCGGTCGCGTTGGCGAGGCGGATCGCGTCGGCCTCGTCGTCGAAGGGGAGGACGACGGCGACGGGTCCGAAGACCTCCTCGGTCGCCACCGGCGACGCGGCGTCGACGTCGGTGAGGAGCGTCGGCGGGAACCAGAAGCCGGGGCCCTCGGGGGCCGTGCCGTGGATGCCGGTGCCGGAGGGGACGTACGACCGCACGCGCTCCAGCTGGGACCTGGAGATCAGCGGACCCATCTGGGTCTTCTCGTCGGACGGGTCGCCGACGACGACCGACTCGACCGCGGGCCGCACGATCTCCAGGAAGCGTTCGTACACCGACCGCTGGACGAGGATGCGGGTGCGGGCGCAGCAGTCCTGGCCGGAGTTGTCGAGGTACGACATCGGGGTGGCAAGGGCGGCGGCCTCCACGTCCGCGTCGGCGAAGACGATGTTCGGGCTCTTGCCGCCGAGTTCGAGCGTCAGGCGCTTCACGCGGTCGGCGCACTTGGTCATGATCTGCTTGCCGACACGGGTGGAGCCGGTGAACACGATCTTGGCGACGCCGGGGTGCTCCACCAGGGCGTTGCCCGCGACGTCGCCGGCGCCGGGCAGGACCTGGAAGAGGCCTTCGGGAAGGCCTGCCTCCAGGGCGAGTTCGGCGAGGCGCAGCGCGGTGAGCGGGGTCGTCTCGGCGGGCTTGAGGATGACCGCGTTGCCTGCCGCGAGCGCAGGGGCGGTGCCCCAGGCGGCGATCGGCATCGGGAAGTTCCAGGGCGCGATGACGCCGACGACCCCGAGGGGTTCGAGGATCGTGACGTTCAGACCGCCGAGCACCGGGATCTGACGGCCGCTCAGCCGCTCCACTCCCCCGGCCGCGAAGTCCAGGAGGTCGCGGACGTTGCCCGCCTCCCAGCGCGCGTTGCCGATGACGTGACCGGCTTCGCGCACCTCCAACTGGGCGAGTTCTTCCAGGTGTTCGTCGACGGCCACCGCGAAGCGGCGCAGCAGGCGGGCGCGGTCGGCGGGGGCGGTGGCCGCCCACTTGGCCTGTGCCCTGGTCGCGCGTACGACGGCGGCGTCGACGTCCTGCGGGCTGGCGGCGGGGACGGTCGCGACGACCTCTTCCGTCGCCGGATTCAGTACTTCGAGGTTCTGTGCGTCGAGCAAGGGTGCCTCACATGCGTTCGAAGGAGCGGCGGAGCTCCCAGTCGGTCACCGCGGAGTCGAAGGCGTCCAGCTCGACCCGGGCCATGTTGCTGTAGTGCGCGACCACCTCGTCACCGAAGGCGGCCTTGGCGATGGGGCTGTTCTCCCAGAGCTCGGCGGCCTCGCGCAGGGTGGTGGGGACGTGCGCGTAGTCGCCGGTGTAGGCGTTGCCGGTGCACTCGTCGGGCAGTTCCAGCTTCTGCTCTATGCCGTGCAGACCGGCAGCCACGAGTCCGGCGACCGCGAGGTGCGGGTTCACGTCGCCGCCCGGGAGACGGTTCTCGAAGCGCATCGAGCGGCCGTGGCCGACGACGCGCAGGGCGCAGGTGCGGTTGTCGTAGCCCCAGGCGGCGGCGGTCGGCGCGAAGGAGCCGGGGCGGAACCGCTTGTACGAGTTGATGTTGGGCGCGTAGAGCAGCGAGAACTCCCTGAGCGCGGCGAGCTGCCCGGCCAGGAAGTGCCGCATGACGGGCGACATGCCGCCGGGTCCGTCACCGGCCATGACGTTGGTGCCGTCCGCGTCCGCGAGGGAGAGGTGGATGTGACAGGAGTTGCCCTCGCGCTCGTTGTACTTGGCCATGAAGGTGAGCGAGACACCTTCCTGGGACGCGATCTCCTTGGCGCCGGTCTTGTAGATGGCGTGCTGGTCGCAGGTGACGAGGGCGTCGTCGTACTTGAACACGATCTCGTGCTGGCCGGGATTGCACTCACCCTTGGCCGACTCGACGACCAGGCCCGCGGCCGTCATGTCGTTGCGGATACGGCGCAGGAGCGGCTCGATGCGGCCGGTGCCGAGGACGGAGTAGTCGATGTTGTACTGGTTGGCCGGGGTCAGGGCCTTGTAGCCGGAGTCCCAGGCCTGCTCGTAGGTGTCCTTGAAGACGATGAACTCGAGCTCCGTGCCGACGTTGGCGGTGAAGCCGAGCTCGGCGAGCCGGTCGAGCTGGCGGCGCAGGATCTGGCGGGGCGCGGCCACGACGGGCGATGAGTCGTTCCAGGCGAGGTCCGCGATGAGCATCGCGGTGCCTTCGTTCCAGGGGACGCGGCGCAGGGTGGTCAGGTCGGGGTGCATGGCGAAGTCGCCGTAGCCGCGGTCCCAGGAGGACATCTCGTAACCCTCGACGGTGTTCATCTCCGCGTCGACGGCCAGGAGGTAGTTGCAGCCCTCCGTGCCGTGTTCGAGGACGTCGTCGAGGAAGAAGCGGGCGGCGAACCGCTTGCCCTGGAGCCGCCCTTGCATATCAGGGAAGGCCAGGACGACAGTGTCGATCTCGCCGCTCGTGACGAGAGCACGCAGCTCCTCGATCCCGAGCGGGGGTGTGCGGTCTGCCACGGGAAAATCCTCCTTGGGTCAGCCGAGAGCCATAAGGTATTGCCGAGAACCATTGATTGGGAAGGGGGTACGGCCAGATGTCGCACACGGATGCCGACGCGACCGGCGAGACGGAGGCCACGACCGCCGACGACCGGCTCACGCCGGTCCTTCGCCCCGTGCGGGCGGGCAACGGCTTCGAGGAGGCCCTGGAACAGATCCTCCAGGTCGTACGCCTCGGACTGGTGCCCGGCGGCGAACGCCTGCCGTCGGAGCGGGAGTTGGCCGACCGGCTCGGCATCAGCCGAGTCACGCTGCGCGAGGTGCTCAAGGTGCTCCAGGACCAGGGCCTCGTCGAGTCGCGGCGGGGCAGGTACGGCGGCACGTTCGTCCGCCCGCGCCCCGAGGCGGCGGGCGAGGACGAGCTGCGGCGCCGCGTGGCGGACGTCGACGTCGAGGACGCGCTGCGGTTCCGTGAGGTCCTTGAGGTGGGCGCGGCCGGGCTCTGCGCGGCGCACGGCCTGGACGCCGACCAGCGGGACCGGTTGCGCGCGGCGCTCGCACAGACGCACGACGCACCCCTCTCCGAGTACCGCCGCCTGGACACCCTCCTGCACCTGACCCTTGCCGAGCTGTGCGGATCCCCTTCGCTCACCGCGCAGTACGCGGCGGTCCGCGCGACCGTCAACGACCTCCTGGACTGCATCCCCCTCTTGGTACGGAACCTGGAGCATTCGCAGCGCCAGCACACCGCGCTTGTCGAGGCGGTGCTCGACGGGGACGCGGACGGTGCGCGCGAGATGATGCGCGAGCACTGCGCCGGTACGGCCGCCTTGCTGCGGGGTTTTCTGACATAAGGGGCTCATAAGGGGCGGGGTGAGCGCTGATTAACGGTGACGTAACGCAGGGGTCTTGATTTCTCGCGGGTCACACGACAAAGGTATGGATCCGTTCCATTGAGTCCGTTCCGCTGAGTCCGTTCCATCGAGCCGCCTGCCCCCAGGAGCCGTGCCATGACCGTGGAGTCCACCAAGACGAGTACCGCCGAACCGGCGGACGACTACCTGGAACGAAGAACGCTGCGCCGGGGCAGCGCGGGCTGGCTGCTGCTCACCGGCCTCGGTGTCGCGTACGTCGTCTCCGGCGACTTCTCGGGCTGGAACTTCGGCCTGGCGGAGGGCGGATTCGGCGGCCTCGCGATCGCGATGGCGCTCATGGGCGTGATGTACGCCTGCATGGTGTTCTCGCTGGCGGAGCTGTCGTCGGTGCTGCCCACCGCGGGCGGCGGCTACGGCTTCGCGCGCCGGGCGCTGGGCCCGTGGGGCGGCTTCCTCACCGGGACGGCGATCCTCATCGAGTACATCCTGGCGCCGGCCGC from Streptomyces sp. BA2 encodes:
- a CDS encoding glutamine synthetase family protein, which codes for MADRTPPLGIEELRALVTSGEIDTVVLAFPDMQGRLQGKRFAARFFLDDVLEHGTEGCNYLLAVDAEMNTVEGYEMSSWDRGYGDFAMHPDLTTLRRVPWNEGTAMLIADLAWNDSSPVVAAPRQILRRQLDRLAELGFTANVGTELEFIVFKDTYEQAWDSGYKALTPANQYNIDYSVLGTGRIEPLLRRIRNDMTAAGLVVESAKGECNPGQHEIVFKYDDALVTCDQHAIYKTGAKEIASQEGVSLTFMAKYNEREGNSCHIHLSLADADGTNVMAGDGPGGMSPVMRHFLAGQLAALREFSLLYAPNINSYKRFRPGSFAPTAAAWGYDNRTCALRVVGHGRSMRFENRLPGGDVNPHLAVAGLVAAGLHGIEQKLELPDECTGNAYTGDYAHVPTTLREAAELWENSPIAKAAFGDEVVAHYSNMARVELDAFDSAVTDWELRRSFERM
- a CDS encoding aldehyde dehydrogenase family protein: MLDAQNLEVLNPATEEVVATVPAASPQDVDAAVVRATRAQAKWAATAPADRARLLRRFAVAVDEHLEELAQLEVREAGHVIGNARWEAGNVRDLLDFAAGGVERLSGRQIPVLGGLNVTILEPLGVVGVIAPWNFPMPIAAWGTAPALAAGNAVILKPAETTPLTALRLAELALEAGLPEGLFQVLPGAGDVAGNALVEHPGVAKIVFTGSTRVGKQIMTKCADRVKRLTLELGGKSPNIVFADADVEAAALATPMSYLDNSGQDCCARTRILVQRSVYERFLEIVRPAVESVVVGDPSDEKTQMGPLISRSQLERVRSYVPSGTGIHGTAPEGPGFWFPPTLLTDVDAASPVATEEVFGPVAVVLPFDDEADAIRLANATEYGLSGSIWTRDVGRALRVSGAVQAGNLSVNSHSSVRYWTPFGGYKQSGLGRELGPDALAAFTETKNVFISTESTEA
- a CDS encoding FadR/GntR family transcriptional regulator, translated to MSHTDADATGETEATTADDRLTPVLRPVRAGNGFEEALEQILQVVRLGLVPGGERLPSERELADRLGISRVTLREVLKVLQDQGLVESRRGRYGGTFVRPRPEAAGEDELRRRVADVDVEDALRFREVLEVGAAGLCAAHGLDADQRDRLRAALAQTHDAPLSEYRRLDTLLHLTLAELCGSPSLTAQYAAVRATVNDLLDCIPLLVRNLEHSQRQHTALVEAVLDGDADGAREMMREHCAGTAALLRGFLT